One Aegilops tauschii subsp. strangulata cultivar AL8/78 chromosome 7, Aet v6.0, whole genome shotgun sequence genomic window carries:
- the LOC109768441 gene encoding uncharacterized protein translates to MAGVQTMARYGRPFPSLSLFRPCSGSLFSSLPAKKVFSLHDLNMLEAIISPLPESSLPPWDAMEMKLPSTKEFKGMWEREEVHGEEALLQPSLPPNTRCLFLCVLVLQQPCHGGFDEHEGKAAASTPLSLRVGFASEVVHVSQWVLLHVGILSVVYVGEVTHLMMFTARHRNKQRPRKCGHAQLALAGVGTVRGRFSALHKSGHARSAVPTHVCVVGGLAKICILRLHLHHGHKQGLIGGSW, encoded by the exons ATGGCGGGCGTGCAGACCATGGCTCGCTATGGAAGACCCTTCCCTTCCCTCTCTCTGTTCAGGCCATGCTCAGGCAGTCTTTTCTCTTCTCTTCCCGCAAAAAAAGTCTTTTCTCTTCATGATCTGAACATGTTGGAGGCCATTATTTCTCCACTGCCGGAGTCTAGCCTCCCTCCGTGGGATGCCATGGAGATGAAACTCCCCTCGACGAAA GAATTCAAGGGCatgtgggagagagaggaggtcCATGGAGAAGAAGCTCTGCTCCAACCCTCCCTGCCTCCTAATACAAGATGTCTTTTTTTGTGTGTGCTTGTATTGCAGCAGCCAT GCCATGGAGGCTTTGATGAGCACGAGGGGAAGGCCGCTGCTTCAACCCCGTTAAG CTTACGTGTGGGatttgcttcggaagttgtccacGTGAGTCAATGGGTGCTGCttcatgtgggcatcctttctgtgGTGTATGTTGGAGAG GTTACACACCTGATGATGTTTACGGCTAGGCACAGGAACAAGCAGAGGCCGAGGAAGTGCGGGCACGCGCAGCTGGCCTTGGCAGGTGTAGGAACCGTGCGAGGAAGGTTCAGCGCGCTGCACAAGTCGGGCCACGCCCGGAGTGCCGTGCCAACGCATGTGTGCGTGGTCGGTGGGTTAGCTAAGATCTGCATTCTGCGACTTCATCTTCACCATGGACACAAGCAAGGACTGATTGGTGGTTCTTGGTAG